The following proteins are encoded in a genomic region of Gossypium hirsutum isolate 1008001.06 chromosome D05, Gossypium_hirsutum_v2.1, whole genome shotgun sequence:
- the LOC107905204 gene encoding ubiquitin-fold modifier-conjugating enzyme 1: protein MEGWDPNTKSTLTQIPLLTTKAGPRDGAAWTQRLKEEYKALIAYTQMNKSNDNDWFRISAANPEGTRWTGKCWYVHNLLKYEFDLQFDIPVTYPATAPELELPELDGKTQKMYRGGKICLTVHFKPLWAKNCPRFGIAHALCLGLAPWLAAEIPILVDSGMIKHKDDAATSNES from the exons ATGGAAGGCTGGGACCCGAATACGAAGTCGACGCTAACACAGATCCCGCTACTGACGACGAAGGCGGGTCCCAGAGACGGAGCGGCATGGACTCAGCGGCTGAAGGAGGAGTATAAGGCTTTGATCGCCTACACGCAGATGAATAAGTCCAACGACAACGATTGGTTCCGGATATCCGCCGCCAATCCGGAAGGGACGCGTTGGACCGGCAAGTGTTGGTACGTCCATAACCTTCTCAAGTACGAATTCGATCTCCAGTTTGATATCCCCGTTACTTATCCGGCCACTGCTCCCGAGCTCGAGTTGCCCGAACTTGATGGCAAGACTCAGAAG ATGTACAGAGGAGGGAAGATTTGTCTGACCGTGCATTTCAAGCCACTTTGGGCAAAAAATTG TCCTAGGTTTGGAATAGCACATGCACTGTGTTTGGGACTTGCCCCATGGCTTGCTGCAGAGATTCCGATTCTCGTCGATTCCGGGATGATCAAGCATAAGGATGATGCAGCCACATCGAATGAGTCTTAG
- the LOC107905202 gene encoding uncharacterized protein has translation MENFSYSSYPESGESSPISREIDSENQSWDDPPSTNATANNNGNYRVKFLCSYGGKIQPRSHDNQLAYVGGDTKILAVDRNIKFSTMIAKLSSLCGGDSEVCFKYQLPGEDLDALITVTNDEDLDHMMLEYDRLHRGSAKPARLRLFFFPLSPPLVASGLGGSEPKSERQWFVDALNSLQVQNIDGVSPPASAVPVANPDFLFGLDKVNLPGSVPAPGTAVVQEIVAKDVTAGSECGPEDRYVAPDQLSPAEIQRQIQELQRMHIAATQDLGILQRKMDESNPRTCSTQDHCKIPDKIATSPAPGSGTTPMPMPMPTPYFPEQHVTTAGYPGTAMALAQGTDQPVYLIPAAGVYQQPPTLRQVTGPAGQPYYGLQRVVQDVYREQPVYNAVPTSVMQPKSGVPESRYVQVAYDGTGRQVYYTVTPCQAMAPAATAGGVAALNQDGKVAVNAKAPPQTS, from the coding sequence ATGGAGAACTTTTCCTACTCTTCGTATCCGGAATCCGGTGAATCTTCGCCTATTTCTCGAGAAATCGACTCCGAAAACCAGTCATGGGACGACCCGCCATCAACCAATGCTACTGCTAATAATAATGGTAACTATAGGGTCAAGTTTTTGTGCAGTTATGGGGGCAAAATCCAGCCGCGATCACATGATAATCAGCTTGCTTATGTCGGTGGAGATACGAAGATCTTGGCTGTTGATCGTAACATCAAGTTCTCCACTATGATAGCTAAGTTATCTTCATTGTGCGGTGGAGATTCTGAGGTTTGTTTCAAGTATCAACTTCCTGGTGAAGATCTTGACGCGTTGATTACTGTTACGAATGATGAAGATCTTGATCACATGATGTTGGAATACGATCGGTTGCATCGTGGCTCTGCCAAACCGGCCAGGCTGAGGCTGTTTTTCTTCCCGTTGAGTCCACCGCTTGTGGCGTCGGGGCTTGGTGGGAGTGAACCCAAGTCTGAGCGGCAGTGGTTCGTTGACGCATTGAATTCTTTGCAGGTTCAGAATATTGATGGCGTTTCGCCTCCAGCTTCGGCGGTGCCGGTTGCCAATCCTGATTTCCTCTTTGGTTTGGATAAGGTGAATTTGCCGGGTTCGGTCCCTGCTCCGGGGACTGCGGTTGTTCAAGAGATTGTTGCGAAGGATGTGACTGCGGGATCGGAATGCGGACCAGAGGACCGGTATGTGGCACCGGACCAGTTGTCTCCGGCGGAGATCCAGAGACAGATCCAGGAATTGCAGAGGATGCACATTGCTGCTACTCAAGATCTAGGCATTTTacaaaggaaaatggatgaatctAATCCTAGAACCTGCAGTACTCAAGATCATTGCAAAATTCCAGATAAAATCGCCACTTCACCAGCTCCAGGATCAGGTACGACGCCAATGCCAATGCCAATGCCGACGCCATATTTTCCGGAGCAACATGTAACAACCGCCGGTTATCCAGGAACGGCCATGGCATTGGCCCAAGGAACTGACCAACCGGTTTACCTGATTCCGGCGGCCGGAGTTTATCAGCAGCCACCAACATTGCGACAGGTGACCGGACCCGCCGGCCAGCCTTACTACGGGTTGCAGCGGGTAGTTCAGGATGTTTACAGGGAGCAGCCGGTTTACAATGCAGTGCCAACCTCAGTTATGCAGCCCAAGAGTGGGGTTCCTGAGTCAAGATATGTACAGGTAGCTTACGATGGGACAGGAAGACAGGTTTATTACACGGTAACACCATGCCAAGCGATGGCACCGGCGGCAACAGCAGGTGGTGTCGCGGCGTTGAATCAGGACGGTAAGGTTGCCGTGAATGCTAAGGCTCCACCGCAAACTTCTTAG